One Capsicum annuum cultivar UCD-10X-F1 chromosome 2, UCD10Xv1.1, whole genome shotgun sequence genomic window carries:
- the LOC107861077 gene encoding protein PHLOEM PROTEIN 2-LIKE A9 codes for MQMASKAHYQGNHAFRGTEKGYTVYPKALNIVWGNDKRFWKLPIYENDGAELIQVNWLEVTGCIDNINIAKKTAYDIGFTMSLMNDAFGWNDSPVYLMAKWGDNTQWRKVNLTSEINGKKLIPKNITITKGKGDNVDKIYFGLYEVWNKKWKGGLKIHSVNLTEI; via the exons ATGCAAATGGCTTCAAAAGCTCACTATCAAGGCAATCATGCATTCCGTGGAACAGAAAAG GGTTATACAGTTTATCCGAAAGCTCTTAACATTGTTTGGGGAAATGATAAGCGCTTTTGGAAGTTACCAATATACGA AAATGATGGTGCTGAACTTATACAAGTAAATTGGCTGGAGGTGACTGGTTGTATTGACAATATTAATATAGCGAAGAAAACGGCATACGACATTGGATTTACAATGTCATTGATGAATGATGCTTTCGGTTGGAACGATTCGCCAGTTTATCTTATGGCTAAATGGGGAGATAATACTCAATGGAGGAAGGTTAATTTGACAAGTGAGATTAATGGCAAAAAGTTGATACCAAAAAATATTACGATAACAAAAGGGAAGGGAGACAATGTTGATAAGATTTACTTTGGATTGTATGAAGTTTGGAACAAAAAATGGAAAGGTGGTCTCAAAATTCATTCTGTAAACTTGACAGAGATTTAG